In Sporichthya polymorpha DSM 43042, a genomic segment contains:
- a CDS encoding mannose-1-phosphate guanyltransferase yields the protein MKAVVMAGGEGTRLRPITASMPKPLLPVVNRPVMEHVLRHLRHHGFTDVVVTVQFLASLVRNYFGDGEELGMAITYATEEVPMGTAGSVKNAEDALRDDTFLVISGDALTDVDLSEVIRFHREREAMVTVCLTRVANPLDFGITILDENGRVERFLEKPSWGQVFSDTVNTGIYVMEPSVFEYVPVDEPSDWSGDIFPLLLKEGLPVYGFVADGYWEDVGTHENYLKVQADVLSNAVETADKDGFEIRPGIWICEGAEVDPSVELRPPLYIGDYAKVEAGATLREYTVIGSNVVVKSGAFLDRAVIHDNVYIGPGTNLRACVVGKNTDVMRGARVDQGVVVGDHCLIGEEAIIAAGVKIYPSKTIDAGAVVNQNVIWEARGQRALFGPRGVSGIVNVEITPEHAVRLASSYATTLKKGDTVLTARDGSRAARALKQSVISALQAAAINVRDLEMQPPPVARLEATRGHAGGVLIRTTPGIPDSVDIQFIDATGADLSAAHRRRVERVFSRQEYRRAFPGEIGDLTFPGRVVEHYVKQVLNTVDTTGVPHRDDTPDMKVVVDAGNGAAGLLLPRVVGGLGVDVLTVNMGIDEARPTQTPEDKARSLARLGELVASSKAAFGVYFDPLGERISLVDERGIPVADDRALLVVMDLIAAERRGGRIALPVTTTRVAEKVAGFHGVEIAWTATSSDDLARAVTDPRLILGGDGRGGFVIPEVGNAVDGTAAFVRLVGLIARTQLTLSQIDARIPRAHVDYRVLPTPWALKGKVMRAVVEAAGHRTIDTTDGVRVVQRDGSWIMVLPDPSEATTHLWAEADNDVAAATLAEEWCQVVERAAT from the coding sequence GTGAAGGCCGTCGTGATGGCCGGTGGCGAGGGCACGCGTCTGCGCCCGATCACTGCCTCCATGCCGAAGCCGCTGCTGCCCGTCGTCAACCGCCCGGTCATGGAGCACGTGCTGCGGCACCTGCGCCACCACGGCTTCACCGACGTCGTCGTCACCGTCCAGTTCCTCGCCTCGCTCGTGCGCAACTACTTCGGTGACGGCGAGGAACTCGGGATGGCGATCACCTACGCCACCGAGGAAGTCCCGATGGGCACGGCCGGCAGCGTCAAGAACGCCGAGGACGCGCTGCGCGACGACACCTTCCTCGTCATCTCCGGGGACGCGCTGACCGACGTCGACCTCTCCGAGGTCATCCGCTTCCACCGGGAGCGCGAGGCGATGGTGACCGTTTGCCTGACGCGCGTCGCGAACCCGCTCGACTTCGGCATCACGATTCTCGACGAGAACGGCCGGGTGGAGCGTTTCCTCGAGAAGCCCAGCTGGGGCCAGGTCTTCTCCGACACGGTCAACACCGGCATCTACGTGATGGAGCCGTCGGTGTTCGAGTACGTGCCGGTCGACGAGCCGTCCGACTGGTCGGGTGACATCTTCCCGCTGCTGCTCAAGGAGGGCCTGCCCGTCTACGGCTTCGTGGCCGACGGGTACTGGGAGGACGTCGGCACCCACGAGAACTACCTCAAGGTCCAGGCCGACGTCCTCTCCAACGCCGTCGAGACCGCCGACAAGGACGGCTTCGAGATCCGCCCGGGCATCTGGATCTGCGAGGGCGCCGAGGTCGACCCCAGCGTCGAACTGCGCCCGCCGCTCTACATCGGCGACTACGCGAAGGTCGAGGCCGGCGCGACCCTGCGCGAGTACACGGTGATCGGCAGCAACGTCGTCGTGAAGAGCGGCGCCTTCCTCGACCGGGCGGTCATCCACGACAACGTCTACATCGGGCCGGGCACGAACCTGCGCGCGTGCGTCGTCGGCAAGAACACCGACGTGATGCGGGGGGCGCGGGTCGACCAGGGCGTCGTCGTCGGCGACCACTGCCTGATCGGGGAGGAGGCGATCATCGCCGCCGGGGTGAAGATCTACCCCTCGAAGACGATCGACGCCGGTGCCGTCGTCAACCAGAACGTCATCTGGGAGGCCCGGGGGCAACGCGCCCTGTTCGGCCCTCGCGGCGTCTCCGGCATCGTCAACGTCGAGATCACGCCCGAGCACGCCGTCCGCCTCGCCAGCTCGTACGCGACGACGCTGAAGAAGGGCGACACCGTCCTCACCGCCCGGGACGGCTCCCGCGCCGCCCGCGCGCTCAAGCAGTCGGTCATCTCCGCGTTGCAGGCGGCGGCCATCAACGTCCGCGACCTCGAGATGCAGCCACCCCCGGTTGCGCGGCTCGAGGCGACGCGCGGCCACGCCGGCGGCGTGCTCATCCGGACAACCCCCGGCATTCCGGACAGCGTCGACATCCAGTTCATCGACGCGACGGGCGCCGACCTCTCCGCCGCGCACCGCCGCCGCGTCGAGCGCGTCTTCTCCCGGCAGGAGTACCGCCGCGCGTTCCCCGGCGAGATCGGCGACCTGACGTTCCCCGGTCGCGTCGTCGAGCATTACGTCAAGCAGGTCCTCAACACCGTCGACACCACCGGTGTGCCGCACCGGGACGACACCCCGGACATGAAGGTCGTCGTCGACGCCGGCAACGGCGCGGCCGGGTTGCTCCTGCCGCGCGTGGTCGGCGGCCTCGGCGTCGACGTCCTCACCGTGAACATGGGCATCGACGAGGCCCGCCCGACCCAGACGCCCGAGGACAAGGCGCGCTCGCTCGCCCGACTCGGGGAACTCGTCGCCTCGTCGAAGGCCGCGTTCGGCGTGTACTTCGACCCGCTGGGGGAGCGCATCTCCCTCGTCGACGAGCGCGGCATCCCGGTCGCGGACGACCGCGCGCTGCTCGTCGTCATGGACCTGATCGCCGCCGAGCGCCGCGGCGGGCGCATCGCGCTGCCGGTCACCACGACCCGCGTGGCGGAAAAGGTCGCCGGCTTCCACGGCGTCGAGATCGCCTGGACGGCGACGTCCTCGGACGACCTGGCCCGCGCGGTCACCGACCCCCGGCTGATCCTCGGCGGCGACGGCCGTGGCGGCTTCGTCATCCCCGAGGTCGGCAACGCCGTCGACGGGACGGCCGCATTCGTCCGCCTGGTCGGCCTGATCGCCCGGACCCAACTGACGCTGAGCCAGATCGACGCCCGTATCCCGCGCGCCCACGTCGATTACCGCGTGCTCCCGACGCCGTGGGCGCTCAAGGGCAAGGTCATGCGGGCGGTCGTCGAGGCCGCCGGCCACCGCACGATCGACACCACCGACGGCGTCCGCGTCGTGCAGCGCGACGGCAGCTGGATCATGGTGCTGCCGGACCCGTCCGAGGCCACCACCCACCTGTGGGCGGAGGCCGACAACGACGTCGCCGCCGCGACCCTGGCCGAGGAGTGGTGCCAGGTCGTCGAGCGCGCCGCCACCTGA
- a CDS encoding DUF881 domain-containing protein, whose protein sequence is MNEGSTRRPDASMSLLSDLMTNTLDEGYRREAARRAAVAAAGLSDEPVRRGPGRSGWRGGVALVVVLAFAGLVLTVAAQQTRANAPAVAQARDELIERVRTETEEADDLYDRLVALRSEVDGLRDAALVATSAGSAARADLERLSALAGVTAVRGPGIKVVVDDAPAGNLRSTSGTGRVLDTDLQRLLNGLWAAGAEAISVNGQRLTQLTAVRSAGDAILVAYRPLSPPYVVLAIGNPNDLEVDFVDGPGGRWFHTLAGFGIRFTVTTEKDLRLPGATGVTLRNATLATADAGTATATPDRTPDPTPDPVPTPRPTVAPTPTPTVIPTPTRTPAPTPTATPAATPTPAAATDPTPTGVAS, encoded by the coding sequence ATGAACGAAGGGTCGACGCGCCGCCCCGACGCGTCGATGTCGCTGCTGTCCGACCTGATGACGAACACCCTCGACGAGGGGTACCGGCGGGAGGCGGCGCGCCGGGCCGCCGTGGCGGCCGCCGGGCTGTCGGACGAACCCGTGCGCCGCGGCCCCGGCCGTTCGGGTTGGCGCGGGGGAGTCGCGCTCGTCGTCGTGCTCGCGTTCGCCGGCCTCGTCCTCACCGTCGCCGCGCAGCAGACGCGCGCGAACGCCCCGGCCGTCGCCCAGGCCCGCGACGAGTTGATCGAGCGGGTCCGCACCGAGACCGAAGAGGCGGACGACCTCTACGACCGCCTGGTCGCCCTGCGCTCCGAGGTCGACGGCCTCCGGGACGCCGCGCTCGTCGCCACCTCGGCAGGTTCGGCCGCCCGCGCCGACCTGGAGCGACTCTCGGCGCTCGCCGGCGTCACCGCCGTCCGCGGGCCCGGCATCAAGGTGGTCGTCGACGACGCCCCGGCGGGCAACCTGCGCTCCACCAGCGGCACCGGCCGGGTCCTCGACACCGACCTGCAGCGCCTCCTCAACGGCCTGTGGGCCGCGGGCGCCGAGGCCATCAGCGTGAACGGCCAGCGGCTGACCCAGCTCACCGCCGTCCGGTCCGCGGGCGACGCCATCCTCGTCGCCTACCGCCCGTTGAGCCCGCCGTACGTCGTACTCGCGATCGGCAACCCGAACGACCTGGAGGTCGACTTCGTGGACGGCCCCGGCGGCCGCTGGTTCCACACCCTCGCGGGCTTCGGGATCCGGTTCACCGTCACCACCGAGAAGGACCTCCGGCTCCCCGGCGCGACCGGCGTGACGCTGCGGAACGCGACGCTGGCGACGGCCGACGCCGGCACCGCGACGGCGACACCCGACCGGACACCCGACCCGACACCCGACCCGGTGCCCACTCCGAGGCCGACCGTGGCCCCGACCCCCACTCCCACTGTGATTCCGACGCCGACCCGGACCCCCGCGCCCACCCCGACCGCGACCCCGGCGGCAACCCCGACCCCGGCGGCCGCCACCGACCCGACACCGACGGGGGTCGCCTCGTGA
- a CDS encoding small basic family protein produces MIGALGLVLGIALGLIFDPTVPVWMQPYLPIAVVAALDALFGALRALLDGIFSDKVFVVSFIANVLVAVLVVFIGDRLGVGGQLTTGIIVVLSIRIFSNVAAIRRHLLSA; encoded by the coding sequence GTGATCGGCGCGCTCGGCCTCGTTCTCGGCATCGCTCTCGGCCTGATCTTCGACCCGACGGTCCCGGTGTGGATGCAGCCCTACCTGCCCATCGCCGTGGTCGCCGCCCTCGACGCTCTCTTCGGTGCGCTGCGGGCCCTGCTCGACGGCATCTTCAGCGACAAGGTCTTCGTCGTCTCGTTCATCGCGAACGTGCTCGTCGCGGTCCTCGTCGTCTTCATCGGCGACCGGCTCGGCGTCGGCGGGCAGCTGACGACCGGCATCATCGTCGTGCTCAGCATCCGGATCTTCTCCAACGTCGCCGCGATCCGGCGACACCTGCTCTCGGCCTGA
- a CDS encoding DUF881 domain-containing protein encodes MTKPPEHPRPDEPADASLDYGSGPAPGSSRGPAPGPAQDAAGEDETLLIAGHKIGGRPAGADGTEAEGEGQAPAAPPVSSTLPRGEQSFSPPPAGFRGLLAALRVRRAAPTQLVIAVLCGLLGFFAVVQLRLQADDNNLRSARQSDLIRILDDLNDRSERLDSEIRDLEQRRSELQSGSDRSKAALTEAEGRKAVLGILAGTVPAKGPGIALRIEDPQQKVDAAVLLDALQELRDAGAEAVQINDIRVVAGTDFLDSGPGSVRIDGQAVSAPYLFKVIGDPDTLVPALRIPGGVFAVLDERGAIPTVETRKQITVDATRPAADLDYARPSENN; translated from the coding sequence ATGACCAAGCCTCCCGAGCACCCGCGCCCCGACGAGCCGGCGGACGCGAGCCTGGACTACGGCTCGGGTCCCGCGCCGGGCTCCTCGCGGGGCCCTGCGCCGGGCCCCGCGCAGGACGCCGCCGGCGAGGACGAGACCCTGCTCATCGCCGGTCACAAGATCGGCGGACGGCCGGCCGGGGCGGACGGCACCGAGGCCGAGGGCGAGGGCCAGGCCCCGGCGGCCCCGCCGGTTTCCTCGACGCTGCCGCGGGGGGAGCAGTCGTTCAGCCCGCCCCCGGCGGGGTTCCGCGGTCTGCTCGCGGCGCTCCGGGTCCGGCGCGCGGCACCGACGCAGCTGGTGATCGCCGTCCTCTGCGGCCTGCTCGGGTTCTTCGCGGTCGTGCAGCTGCGGCTGCAGGCCGACGACAACAACCTGCGCTCGGCCCGGCAGAGCGACCTGATCCGCATCCTCGACGACCTCAACGACCGCTCGGAGCGGCTCGACAGCGAGATCCGCGACCTCGAGCAGCGGCGGTCCGAGCTGCAGTCCGGTTCCGACCGCTCGAAGGCGGCGTTGACCGAGGCCGAGGGCCGGAAGGCCGTCCTGGGCATCCTCGCCGGCACCGTCCCGGCGAAGGGACCGGGCATCGCGCTGCGCATCGAGGACCCGCAGCAGAAGGTCGACGCGGCCGTCCTCCTCGACGCGTTGCAGGAGCTGCGCGACGCCGGCGCGGAGGCCGTGCAGATCAACGACATCCGCGTCGTGGCCGGCACGGACTTCCTCGATTCCGGGCCCGGCAGCGTCCGGATCGACGGGCAGGCGGTGAGCGCGCCGTACCTGTTCAAGGTCATCGGCGACCCGGATACCCTCGTGCCCGCGTTGCGGATCCCCGGCGGGGTGTTCGCGGTGCTGGACGAGCGGGGTGCGATCCCCACCGTCGAGACCCGCAAGCAGATCACGGTGGACGCGACGCGTCCGGCCGCGGACCTGGACTACGCGCGGCCGAGCGAGAACAACTGA
- the gcvH gene encoding glycine cleavage system protein GcvH: MSVPDDLKYTAEHEWAQLTDGGTVRVGITDHAQSQLGDIVFVSLPQPGDKIEAGSPCGELESTKSVSEIYAPISGEVAAVNSAIETAPELVNAEPYGGGWMFEVRPDDTAALDELLSASEYAAGIE; this comes from the coding sequence ATGTCCGTCCCCGACGACCTGAAGTACACCGCCGAGCACGAGTGGGCGCAGCTCACCGACGGCGGGACGGTGCGCGTCGGGATCACCGACCACGCGCAGTCCCAGCTCGGCGACATCGTCTTCGTCTCCCTGCCGCAGCCGGGCGACAAGATCGAGGCCGGTTCGCCCTGCGGCGAGCTCGAGTCCACGAAGAGTGTGAGCGAGATCTACGCGCCGATCTCGGGCGAGGTCGCGGCGGTCAACTCGGCGATCGAGACCGCGCCCGAACTCGTGAACGCGGAGCCCTACGGCGGCGGCTGGATGTTCGAGGTCCGGCCGGACGACACGGCCGCGCTCGACGAGTTGCTGTCGGCGTCGGAGTACGCCGCCGGGATCGAGTGA
- a CDS encoding FHA domain-containing protein codes for MFCSQCGHRPPDDARFCPNCGSALPSSGPDGAENTSSISIAGLEVEAEAGLLSPGDQAAVDALPPGSALLIVQRGPQSGSRFLLDSESVRAGRHPDSDIFLDDVTVSRRHADFHRVGDGSFRVKDAGSLNGTYVNRERIEEAVLSGGDEVQIGKYRLVFFASAPGAPGEGAGSESSS; via the coding sequence ATGTTCTGCAGCCAGTGCGGCCACCGGCCTCCCGACGACGCGCGGTTCTGCCCGAACTGTGGCTCCGCGCTGCCCTCCTCCGGGCCCGACGGCGCGGAGAACACCTCGAGCATCTCGATCGCGGGACTCGAGGTGGAGGCCGAGGCCGGCCTGCTCTCGCCCGGTGACCAGGCCGCCGTCGACGCCCTGCCGCCGGGCTCGGCGCTGCTCATCGTGCAGCGGGGCCCGCAGTCCGGCAGCCGGTTCCTGCTCGACTCCGAATCGGTCCGCGCCGGCCGGCACCCGGACAGCGACATCTTCCTCGACGACGTGACCGTCTCCCGTCGGCACGCGGATTTCCATCGCGTCGGCGACGGGTCCTTCCGGGTGAAGGATGCGGGCAGCCTGAACGGCACCTACGTCAACCGCGAGCGGATCGAGGAGGCCGTCCTCTCCGGCGGCGACGAGGTCCAGATCGGCAAGTACCGACTCGTCTTCTTCGCCTCGGCGCCGGGGGCACCGGGTGAAGGGGCCGGTTCGGAGAGCTCGAGTTGA
- a CDS encoding MerR family transcriptional regulator has translation MSAAVPAEGSHLSIGEVLNRLRPDFPDLTISKIRFYEAAGLVEPARTPSGYRKFSAQDVERLRYVLTAKHAHYLPLRVIKDQLEAIDAGHGDLAEPGPPEGGPRFDLAPSDVRLTREQMLDETGLDAEQLAAIDESGLLHRRRGGYYDGDDVTIARIVAELGRFGLEPRHLRSFKGAADREVGLVEQLVVQPNTRRRGSAGLERSRDTAAEIATRLARLHAALLQAGLRHTLSP, from the coding sequence TTGAGCGCGGCGGTGCCGGCCGAGGGCTCGCACCTGAGCATCGGTGAGGTGCTCAACCGCCTGCGTCCGGACTTTCCCGACCTCACGATCTCCAAGATCCGCTTCTACGAGGCCGCCGGTCTCGTCGAGCCGGCCCGCACGCCGAGCGGCTATCGCAAGTTCTCGGCGCAGGACGTCGAGCGGCTCCGGTACGTCCTGACGGCCAAGCACGCGCACTACCTGCCGCTACGGGTCATCAAGGATCAGCTCGAGGCCATCGACGCCGGCCACGGCGACCTGGCCGAACCGGGTCCGCCGGAGGGCGGGCCGCGCTTCGACCTCGCCCCGTCCGACGTCCGACTCACCCGCGAGCAGATGCTCGACGAGACCGGGCTCGACGCCGAGCAGTTGGCCGCGATCGACGAGTCCGGACTGCTGCACCGGCGCCGGGGCGGCTACTACGACGGCGATGACGTCACTATCGCGCGCATCGTCGCCGAGCTGGGCCGGTTCGGGCTCGAACCGCGTCATCTGCGCTCGTTCAAGGGCGCCGCGGACCGCGAGGTCGGGCTGGTCGAACAGCTCGTCGTGCAGCCCAACACGCGGCGGCGGGGGAGCGCCGGACTCGAGCGCAGCCGCGACACGGCCGCCGAGATCGCCACCCGCCTCGCGCGACTTCACGCGGCCCTTCTTCAGGCTGGTCTTCGGCACACCCTGAGCCCCTGA
- a CDS encoding bifunctional nuclease family protein, which produces MNQLDVVGVRVEMPANQPIVLLREMAGERYLPIWIGAVEATAIAFAQQGVVPARPMTHDLFRDVLQALGQELQQVRITGLRDGVFYAELHFSGGVEVSARPSDAIALALRTGTPIFGSEEVLDEAGIAIPDEQEDEVEKFREFLDQISPEDFDTSG; this is translated from the coding sequence GTGAACCAGCTCGACGTCGTCGGTGTCCGCGTGGAAATGCCCGCCAACCAGCCGATCGTTCTCCTGCGCGAGATGGCGGGGGAGCGCTACCTGCCGATCTGGATCGGTGCCGTCGAGGCGACCGCGATCGCGTTCGCCCAGCAGGGTGTCGTGCCCGCCCGGCCGATGACCCACGACCTGTTCCGCGACGTCCTGCAGGCCCTGGGTCAGGAGCTCCAGCAGGTCCGCATCACCGGTCTGCGCGACGGCGTGTTCTACGCCGAGCTGCACTTCTCCGGCGGGGTCGAGGTCAGCGCCCGCCCCTCCGACGCGATCGCTCTCGCCCTGCGCACGGGCACCCCGATCTTCGGCAGCGAAGAGGTCCTCGACGAGGCCGGGATCGCCATCCCGGACGAGCAGGAGGACGAGGTCGAGAAGTTCCGCGAGTTCCTCGACCAGATCTCTCCCGAGGACTTCGACACGTCCGGCTGA
- a CDS encoding MerR family transcriptional regulator translates to MSDTPGTPATGAAPDSRAVLAAGEQGLLFEPEITSLTEEIGYRGPTACAAAGITYRQLDYWARTGLVEPSIRPATGSGTQRLYGFRDILVLKIVKRLLDAGVSLQQIRQAVSHLADRGVSDLATLTLMSDGATVYECGSADEVVDLLQGGQGVFGIAVGRVWQEVEGSLAELPGERPDATADDATDELAQRRARRTG, encoded by the coding sequence GTGAGCGACACCCCGGGCACCCCCGCGACCGGCGCCGCGCCGGACTCGCGCGCAGTGCTGGCAGCGGGCGAGCAGGGCCTGCTGTTCGAGCCCGAGATCACCTCGCTGACCGAGGAGATCGGGTACCGCGGTCCCACGGCCTGCGCCGCGGCCGGCATCACCTACCGCCAGCTCGACTACTGGGCCCGCACCGGCCTGGTCGAGCCGAGCATCCGCCCGGCCACCGGCTCGGGCACGCAGCGGCTCTACGGCTTCCGCGACATCCTCGTCCTGAAGATCGTCAAGCGGCTGCTCGACGCCGGGGTCTCGCTCCAGCAGATCCGCCAGGCCGTCAGCCACCTCGCCGATCGGGGCGTCTCCGACCTCGCGACGCTCACCCTGATGAGTGACGGCGCCACCGTCTACGAGTGCGGCTCCGCGGACGAGGTCGTCGACCTGCTCCAGGGCGGTCAGGGCGTCTTCGGCATCGCCGTCGGCCGCGTCTGGCAGGAGGTCGAGGGCTCGCTCGCCGAGCTCCCCGGCGAGCGCCCGGACGCGACGGCGGACGACGCGACCGACGAGCTCGCTCAGCGCCGGGCCCGCCGCACCGGCTGA
- a CDS encoding anti-sigma factor, with protein sequence MSTADLHLLTGAYAMGALDPAEAEEFGAHLDSCAQCREEVAELAATATVLGIAAAETPPPGFRERVMAEVATTRQLPPVVTPLESVGRRRGRRDSRVRQWTLGAAAAVTVVALGVGTWALTLSEENSELRQRSELIAAVQTAPDSQSVSAKAGEATAAVMMSRSAGAMVFMAHGLRDPGSGRTYQIWLLGPGSSVRSVGTFDTDGGDNTTRVMKGFPDQATALAVTAEPAGGSDRPTTSPVLAVNFPSGA encoded by the coding sequence GTGAGTACCGCCGACCTGCACCTGCTGACCGGCGCCTACGCGATGGGTGCCCTCGACCCGGCCGAGGCCGAGGAGTTCGGGGCGCACCTCGACAGCTGCGCCCAGTGCCGCGAGGAGGTGGCCGAGCTGGCCGCCACCGCGACCGTGCTCGGCATCGCCGCCGCCGAGACTCCCCCGCCCGGTTTTCGCGAGCGCGTGATGGCCGAGGTCGCCACCACGCGCCAACTACCTCCCGTCGTGACGCCGCTGGAGTCCGTCGGTCGCCGCCGGGGCCGGCGCGACTCCCGGGTCCGCCAGTGGACGCTGGGTGCCGCCGCCGCCGTCACGGTCGTCGCGCTCGGGGTCGGCACCTGGGCGCTGACGCTGAGCGAGGAGAACTCCGAGCTCCGCCAACGCAGCGAACTGATCGCCGCCGTGCAGACCGCGCCGGACTCCCAGTCCGTGTCGGCGAAGGCCGGCGAGGCGACCGCCGCCGTCATGATGTCGCGCAGCGCGGGCGCGATGGTCTTCATGGCGCACGGCCTGCGGGACCCCGGCTCCGGCCGGACCTACCAGATCTGGCTGCTCGGCCCGGGGTCGTCCGTCCGCTCCGTCGGCACGTTCGACACCGACGGCGGCGACAACACGACGCGTGTGATGAAGGGCTTCCCGGACCAGGCGACCGCGCTCGCGGTCACCGCGGAGCCGGCGGGTGGCTCGGACCGGCCGACGACGTCGCCGGTCCTCGCGGTGAACTTCCCCAGCGGGGCCTGA
- a CDS encoding sigma-70 family RNA polymerase sigma factor gives MSSGPVPLPTARTAPAEVPERLEDLLVRVARGDTAAYEAVYTRVSGPVYGLVRRVLRDPAQSEEVAQEVLVTVWRTASRFDANQGSGMSWILTMAHRRAVDRVRSEQAATDRTRRLAPQSYEPAYDDVSEAVETRLEKEAVRRCLGSLTDLQRESVGLAYYGGYTYREVAELLDVPLGTVKTRMRDGLIRLRDCLGVTA, from the coding sequence ATGAGCTCCGGTCCCGTCCCGCTGCCCACGGCCCGCACGGCGCCGGCGGAAGTGCCCGAACGCCTCGAGGACCTGCTGGTCCGCGTCGCGCGGGGCGACACCGCCGCGTACGAGGCCGTCTACACCCGCGTCTCCGGACCGGTCTACGGCCTGGTCCGCCGCGTCCTGCGGGACCCCGCGCAGTCCGAGGAGGTCGCGCAGGAGGTGCTCGTCACCGTCTGGCGCACTGCGTCGCGCTTCGACGCGAACCAGGGCTCGGGCATGTCCTGGATCCTGACGATGGCCCACCGTCGCGCGGTCGACCGCGTCCGTTCGGAACAGGCCGCCACCGACCGCACGCGCCGGCTGGCGCCGCAGTCCTACGAACCCGCCTACGACGACGTCTCCGAGGCCGTCGAGACCCGCCTGGAGAAGGAGGCGGTCCGGCGCTGCCTGGGTTCGCTCACCGACCTGCAGCGCGAGTCCGTCGGGCTGGCCTACTACGGCGGCTACACCTACCGTGAGGTCGCCGAGCTGCTCGACGTCCCGCTCGGCACGGTGAAGACCCGGATGCGCGACGGACTCATCCGCCTGCGCGACTGCCTGGGGGTGACCGCGTGA